In the Culicoides brevitarsis isolate CSIRO-B50_1 unplaced genomic scaffold, AGI_CSIRO_Cbre_v1 contig_70, whole genome shotgun sequence genome, one interval contains:
- the LOC134836598 gene encoding discs overgrown protein kinase, which produces MELRVGNKYRLGRKIGSGSFGDIYLGTTISTGEEVAIKLECIKTKHPQLHIESKFYKMMQGGIGIPTIKWCGSEGDYNVMVMELLGPSLEDLFNFCTRRFSLKTVLLLADQMISRIDYIHSRNFIHRDIKPDNFLMGLGKKGNLVYIIDFGLAKKYKDSKTMTHIPYRENKNLTGTARYASINTHLGIEQSRRDDLESLGYVLMYFNLGTLPWQGLKAANKRQKYERISEKKLSTPVHELCKGFPAEFTTYLSYCRQLDFVQRPDYCYLRKLFRTLFHRQGFTYDYVFDWNMLKFGGSRNASSTSGGTAGAVGAPTGNNVMPGPNQNNEHESTRDRRNNLQMQHSTNQQQDEPMTSNSRVYDTPERRSSIRLRGQNIDSRAIK; this is translated from the coding sequence ATGGAGTTGCGAGTAGGAAACAAGTATCGTTTAGGGCGAAAAATCGGTTCGGGATCGTTCGGCGACATTTATCTGGGCACGACAATTTCGACGGGCGAAGAGGTAGCAATAAAGTTAGAATGCATAAAGACAAAGCACCCACAACTGCACATCGAGAGCAAATTTTACAAGATGATGCAGGGCGGCATCGGGATCCCGACGATAAAATGGTGCGGTTCGGAAGGCGATTACAACGTGATGGTAATGGAACTGCTCGGACCCTCGCTCGAAGACTTGTTCAACTTTTGCACGCGTCGCTTCTCGCTGAAAACGGTCTTGCTGTTGGCGGACCAGATGATTTCGCGCATCGACTACATCCATTCGCGCAACTTCATTCATCGCGACATCAAGCCAGACAACTTCCTCATGGGTCTCGGCAAAAAGGGTAATTTAGTGTACATCATTGACTTTGGCTTGgcgaaaaaatacaaagattCCAAGACGATGACGCACATCCCGTACcgagaaaacaaaaatctcaCGGGCACGGCGCGCTACGCCTCGATCAACACGCATTTGGGCATCGAACAGTCGCGACGCGACGACCTCGAGTCACTAGGTTACGTTCTCATGTACTTCAATCTCGGCACGTTGCCGTGGCAAGGCTTGAAGGCGGCCAACAAACGACAAAAATACGAACGGATAAGCGAGAAAAAGCTGTCGACGCCCGTGCACGAGCTGTGCAAGGGCTTTCCCGCGGAATTCACCACATACCTTAGCTACTGCCGTCAATTGGACTTTGTCCAGCGTCCCGACTACTGTTACTTGCGCAAACTCTTCCGTACGCTGTTCCATCGGCAGGGCTTCACGTACGACTACGTCTTCGACTGGAACATGCTGAAGTTTGGCGGATCGCGGAATGCCAGTAGCACGAGTGGCGGTACTGCGGGAGCTGTGGGCGCTCCCACGGGAAATAACGTCATGCCAGGACCAAATCAGAACAATGAGCACGAGTCGACGCGCGATCGACGCAACAACCTCCAAATGCAGCACAGCACGAACCAGCAACAAGACGAGCCGATGACGTCGAATTCACGTGTTTACGACACGCCGGAACGCCGTTCATCGATAAGACTTCGCGGGCAAAACATAGACTCGCGAGCCATC